Proteins from a single region of Rhipicephalus sanguineus isolate Rsan-2018 chromosome 5, BIME_Rsan_1.4, whole genome shotgun sequence:
- the LOC119394248 gene encoding uncharacterized protein LOC119394248, which translates to MICYCISAMISHNAASLVTTTTVDEVNDYVDVVLSELGQQIQTPYRPKDSYNKTVAGRPEIWAYFGDIFITGYNKLERDGNCAHEEHALATGITIRCNLTTKELRVDITGTLKHSTYPPRNVRASGVFLNPHLQMKIAVEPWKEMNVTLRLRLTVPQVKVVNLGEEFKFNSIRLGYRDEIISIIRSSTPDLEQDMKKAADSEIIPYKRK; encoded by the coding sequence ATGATCTGCTACTGCATATCTGCCATGATTTCTCATAACGCAGCCTCATTGGTCACTACCACTACGGTGGACGAGGTAAACGACTACGTGGACGTGGTGCTCAGCGAACTGGGCCAACAGATCCAGACGCCGTACAGGCCCAAGGACAGCTACAACAAGACGGTGGCCGGCCGACCCGAGATCTGGGCCTACTTCGGCGACATCTTCATCACCGGCTACAACAAGCTGGAACGAGACGGCAACTGCGCGCACGAGGAACACGCGCTGGCCACCGGCATCACCATACGCTGCAACCTGACCACCAAGGAGCTTCGCGTCGACATCACGGGCACTCTGAAGCACTCGACGTACCCGCCCAGGAACGTGCGCGCCAGCGGAGTGTTCCTCAACCCGCACCTACAGATGAAGATCGCCGTGGAACCTTGGAAGGAGATGAACGTCACGCTACGGCTGCGCCTCACGGTGCCTCAGGTCAAAGTCGTGAACCTCGGCGAAGAGTTCAAGTTCAACAGCATACGTCTGGGGTACAGGGACGAGATCATATCCATCATCAGGAGCTCGACGCCCGATCTCGAGCAAGACATGAAGAAGGCGGCCGACAGCGAAATCATCCCTTACAAGCGGAAATGA